A single genomic interval of Electrophorus electricus isolate fEleEle1 chromosome 4, fEleEle1.pri, whole genome shotgun sequence harbors:
- the paqr7a gene encoding progestin and adipoQ receptor family member VII, a, with protein sequence METIGRIFINLQPVRKVPQLLREAVPSMPATLCDTEVPQFFREPYINAGYRPLHQSWCYYFLSLFQRHNETINVWTHLFGTLVALTRMVQLAEMVDFLNDPHTWPLLILLLSSITYMTLSAIAHLLSAKSELHNYAFFFLDYIGVAQYQYGSAVVHFYYSIEESWYMRVRGIFMPVASFLCCLSCLGCCYGKYQNYSLPPWVRKVGQVVPSSVAYAWDTSPVFHRICLWFLSWEGDDSGNGRALASHCGQVFFFLSSAFFFTHPLPECLFPGHCDFLGQGHQVFHVLLMVCTFFQIHASYLDYINRREIYAKLHGDSDTLLFVVLYVITTVICAQIAACMIKKVSRLLECKEKTK encoded by the coding sequence ATGGAGACGATTGGCCGTATTTTTATTAACCTGCAACCGGTGAGGAAGGTGCCCCAGCTGCTGAGAGAGGCTGTGCCTTCCATGCCGGCTACACTCTGTGATACAGAAGTGCCTCAATTCTTCCGTGAGCCATACATCAACGCTGGCTACCGACCCCTACACCAAAGCTGGTGTTACTACTTCCTCTCGCTATTCCAGCGTCACAACGAGACCATCAATGTATGGACACACCTGTTTGGGACATTAGTGGCCCTCACAAGAATGGTTCAACTGGCAGAGATGGTAGATTTCCTTAATGATCCCCATACTTGGCCATTGCTTATTCTCCTCTTATCATCAATTACCTACATGACACTGAGTGCCATTGCTCACCTGTTGTCAGCTAAATCTGAACTACACAAttatgcttttttctttttggactATATAGGAGTGGCACAGTATCAGTATGGAAGTGCTGTGGTGCATTTCTATTATTCCATTGAGGAGAGCTGGTACATGCGAGTGAGGGGAATCTTCATGCCTGTTGCTAGCTTCCTCTGCTGCCTTTCATGTTTAGGCTGCTGTTATGGAAAGTACCAGAACTATAGCCTGCCTCCTTGGGTTCGTAAAGTAGGTCAAGTGGTGCCTTCATCAGTGGCCTATGCTTGGGACACAAGCCCAGTTTTCCATAGAATCTGCCTCTGGTTTCTATCCTGGGAAGGAGATGATTCCGGAAATGGCCGAGCTCTGGCCTCCCATTGTGgccaagtgttttttttcctctccagcGCCTTCTTCTTCACTCACCCTCTACCTGAGTGTTTGTTCCCTGGTCACTGTGACTTCCTGGGCCAGGGTCACCAGGTCTTCCATGTGCTCTTAATGGTGTGCACTTTCTTCCAGATCCATGCCTCTTACTTGGACTACATCAACCGAAGAGAAATCTATGCCAAGCTCCATGGTGACAGTGACACCTTGTTATTTGTGGTATTGTATGTGATAACGACAGTCATCTGTGCCCAAATAGCTGCTTGCATGATTAAAAAAGTAAGTCGATTACTGGAATGCAAGGAAAAGACCAAATAG